The following proteins come from a genomic window of Terribacillus aidingensis:
- a CDS encoding aldehyde dehydrogenase family protein — MRKARPFVNGVWIDDDREHIPVLGPYKNEQVGFQLTANKTEVELALAAAKSNKKQIAALTQAFRAKVLYRAAALLEERRDEFANLIAKEVGKALKNTRDEVARSIETLQLSAEEAKRLLGETIPGGASERGSSSMALTFRVPVGVVAAITPFNAPLNLICHKIGPSFAAGNITVLKPAPQAPLIATALVELLLEAGMPAQAIHMILGGKEIGEQLVQDDRVNLVSFTGGVPGGRQISKTAGMKKVLLELGGNAGTIVHKDANVERAAAICAKTAFSNSGQSCISVQRIYVHEQILNAFVAELEQRTAELIVGNPEDEHTDVGCVVNRQTAERISEWIGDAVAEGAELIHGGKVNGASIVPAILLRPKKQSKVVCQEVFGPVVSVLPYHDLDDAIKEVNDSDFGLQSGIFSNSLEVIRKAVKELEVGGVIINGSSNFRLDHWPYGGIKNSGIGREGPRFAAEEMTEMKMVVLQDLL; from the coding sequence ATGCGAAAGGCCAGACCTTTTGTAAATGGTGTATGGATTGACGATGATCGTGAACATATTCCGGTGCTGGGTCCTTATAAAAATGAACAAGTTGGCTTTCAATTAACAGCAAATAAAACAGAGGTCGAGCTGGCATTGGCAGCAGCTAAAAGCAATAAAAAGCAAATTGCGGCTCTTACACAGGCCTTCCGGGCTAAGGTGCTGTATCGGGCTGCTGCTTTGCTGGAAGAGCGCAGAGATGAATTTGCGAATTTGATAGCAAAAGAAGTAGGGAAGGCTCTTAAAAATACGCGGGATGAAGTTGCTCGTTCCATAGAAACATTGCAGCTGTCAGCGGAGGAAGCCAAACGACTTTTGGGTGAGACAATCCCGGGAGGAGCTTCAGAGCGAGGATCGTCCTCCATGGCTTTGACGTTTCGTGTTCCTGTAGGAGTAGTGGCAGCTATAACACCGTTTAACGCACCGCTCAATTTGATATGTCATAAAATCGGACCAAGTTTTGCCGCTGGTAATATCACTGTTCTAAAACCAGCTCCGCAAGCGCCTTTAATTGCGACTGCACTTGTGGAACTGCTGCTGGAGGCTGGCATGCCGGCGCAGGCAATCCACATGATTCTAGGTGGAAAAGAGATAGGCGAGCAGCTCGTCCAGGATGATCGAGTCAATCTTGTATCTTTCACTGGAGGAGTTCCAGGTGGCAGGCAAATCAGCAAAACGGCTGGCATGAAAAAGGTACTGCTAGAGCTTGGGGGAAATGCGGGAACCATTGTCCATAAAGATGCCAATGTTGAGCGGGCCGCTGCCATTTGTGCGAAAACAGCATTCAGTAATTCCGGGCAAAGCTGTATTTCCGTCCAGCGTATTTATGTGCATGAACAAATCTTGAACGCATTTGTTGCAGAGCTAGAGCAGCGGACAGCAGAGCTTATTGTTGGGAATCCGGAAGATGAGCACACAGATGTTGGGTGTGTCGTGAATAGACAGACAGCAGAGCGGATCAGTGAATGGATCGGCGACGCTGTTGCAGAAGGGGCGGAGCTAATTCATGGCGGGAAGGTGAATGGCGCTTCCATAGTGCCGGCAATTCTGCTTCGTCCGAAAAAGCAAAGTAAAGTTGTCTGCCAGGAAGTGTTCGGACCAGTAGTCAGTGTGCTGCCCTATCATGATTTGGACGACGCAATCAAAGAAGTGAATGATTCGGATTTTGGTCTGCAAAGTGGCATTTTTTCTAATTCACTGGAAGTGATCCGTAAAGCGGTAAAAGAACTGGAGGTAGGCGGTGTCATCATCAATGGATCATCAAATTTCCGCTTGGATCATTGGCCATATGGCGGTATTAAAAACAGCGGCATCGGCAGGGAAGGTCCTCGATTCGCTGCAGAAGAGATGACAGAAATGAAGATGGTCGTACTTCAGGATTTGCTGTAA
- a CDS encoding TRAP transporter small permease produces the protein MKSIRWLNRYAEECMMVFLLSVMVIVISAQIMMRFILGSSIGWSEELARYCFIWLVFIGISYGVKKQRHISIDAIYRLLKGKQRVILHIIVNMLFLSFAVILLIYGGKISNQIYLWGQNSPALQINMGLVYMAAPVSMLLTSWRIIQQLLQHFRTIRNGEELSDEEHPSVF, from the coding sequence ATGAAATCTATTCGATGGCTAAATCGCTATGCTGAGGAATGCATGATGGTCTTTCTGCTGTCCGTTATGGTCATAGTCATTTCAGCACAAATCATGATGCGTTTTATCTTGGGATCGTCTATTGGATGGTCGGAAGAATTAGCTCGTTACTGCTTTATATGGCTTGTTTTTATTGGAATAAGCTACGGAGTGAAAAAGCAGCGGCATATAAGTATCGATGCAATTTATAGATTGTTGAAGGGGAAGCAGCGTGTCATCCTCCATATCATTGTAAATATGCTGTTTTTATCATTTGCTGTCATTCTATTGATTTATGGCGGTAAAATCAGTAACCAGATTTATCTGTGGGGGCAGAATTCTCCTGCATTGCAAATAAATATGGGGTTGGTTTACATGGCAGCACCTGTCAGTATGCTGCTGACATCCTGGCGTATAATCCAGCAGCTTCTACAGCATTTTCGAACAATCCGCAACGGGGAAGAGCTTTCCGATGAAGAGCATCCATCTGTGTTTTAA
- a CDS encoding citryl-CoA lyase, which produces MSGRSALEHYKKGGAWWETEISDIKKNQIVLRGKRIEDLIGNVSYSQMLFFLLVGKELTDQQAELFESVLVAGADHGPRAPSIAAARMAATCGVSFNSAVATGINMLGDIHGGAVEGAMELLYITNTELASNKNAVSDTLQRFLAEGKKLPGFGHQLHDQDPRVNRLYDLAQRVIDSGEITGEYLAILENYRQTMSAVKNRAFTINVDGISAAIQCELGIPAEAAKGIFSLSRGMGIVAHAYEELMQGTLIKGPCPNEEKLVKYTGNIPEDMHKE; this is translated from the coding sequence ATGAGTGGACGAAGTGCATTGGAGCATTACAAAAAAGGCGGTGCCTGGTGGGAAACAGAGATTAGCGACATCAAGAAAAATCAAATCGTTCTTCGCGGTAAACGAATTGAGGATCTCATTGGGAATGTATCTTACAGCCAAATGCTGTTTTTTCTGCTTGTCGGCAAGGAACTGACCGATCAGCAAGCTGAATTATTCGAAAGTGTGCTTGTAGCCGGTGCGGATCACGGTCCGCGCGCCCCTTCGATAGCGGCAGCAAGAATGGCAGCTACTTGCGGTGTTAGTTTTAATTCGGCTGTTGCTACAGGAATCAATATGCTGGGAGACATTCATGGCGGAGCTGTCGAAGGTGCAATGGAATTATTGTATATAACCAATACAGAACTAGCATCTAATAAAAATGCTGTATCGGATACCTTGCAGCGTTTCCTTGCTGAAGGGAAGAAGCTTCCTGGTTTTGGCCATCAGCTGCATGATCAGGATCCGCGAGTTAACAGATTGTACGATCTGGCGCAAAGAGTGATCGACAGCGGAGAAATTACCGGAGAATATCTTGCGATTCTAGAAAATTACAGGCAAACGATGTCAGCAGTAAAAAATCGAGCGTTTACGATCAACGTCGACGGCATTTCTGCAGCCATTCAATGTGAACTCGGTATCCCGGCAGAAGCCGCCAAAGGGATCTTCTCCCTCTCGAGGGGAATGGGAATCGTTGCGCATGCCTATGAAGAATTAATGCAGGGCACATTGATCAAAGGCCCGTGTCCTAATGAAGAGAAGCTAGTTAAATATACAGGAAATATACCAGAAGATATGCACAAGGAGTGA
- a CDS encoding TRAP transporter large permease: protein MSAIIMFGSFGLLLLLSVPIGIALALSSIATLLYAQDMPLEFLAQGLVTSVDSFPIMAVPFFILAGEIMGKGGLSKRLIKVAGSIVGNIAGGFAMTAIITCFFFAAISGSGPATVAAVGGILIPAMVQIGYSKQFAAGIVAAAGTLGVIVPPSIPMIVYGVASGTSVGDLFIAGVLPGLLIAILMLIYVYFYARKKGFSGTGEAFSFKRLLRAVWDAKWALIVPVIILGGIYGGFFTPTEAAVVAVVYGLIAGVLLYKELRLKDLYEVCRNAALMTATIMLIIGAATAFGKIMIIEQMPAKIAGGMLSISDNPIILIALIVILLLFVGMVMDTTAAIIIFTPLLLPVGVELGFDPVHYGMIIILTLVIGFITPPIGVNLFVASEISGLSIMKISKAIVPYIAIMLLALILLILIPEIALLLLGG, encoded by the coding sequence ATGTCTGCAATCATTATGTTTGGCAGCTTTGGCCTCTTGCTGTTATTAAGCGTCCCGATTGGTATTGCGCTTGCTTTGTCATCCATCGCTACACTGTTATACGCGCAAGATATGCCACTGGAATTTTTAGCTCAAGGATTAGTTACATCTGTAGACTCTTTCCCGATCATGGCAGTGCCATTCTTTATTTTAGCCGGAGAAATCATGGGAAAGGGAGGACTTTCAAAACGATTGATCAAGGTAGCAGGATCGATCGTTGGAAATATAGCAGGCGGATTCGCAATGACGGCGATAATTACATGTTTCTTCTTTGCTGCCATATCAGGGTCTGGTCCAGCAACTGTTGCAGCCGTTGGGGGAATTCTGATTCCTGCAATGGTTCAGATAGGGTATAGCAAGCAGTTTGCCGCTGGCATAGTTGCGGCGGCAGGGACATTAGGAGTGATCGTGCCTCCGAGTATTCCAATGATCGTATACGGCGTAGCTAGCGGGACTTCGGTTGGTGATCTTTTTATTGCTGGCGTACTGCCAGGTCTTCTGATTGCCATTTTAATGCTGATCTATGTATATTTTTATGCCAGAAAGAAAGGATTTAGCGGAACCGGAGAAGCTTTTTCTTTTAAACGTTTGTTACGTGCTGTCTGGGATGCCAAATGGGCGTTAATAGTACCTGTGATCATTTTAGGTGGGATATATGGTGGTTTCTTTACACCGACAGAAGCGGCGGTTGTCGCAGTTGTGTACGGTTTGATAGCTGGTGTGTTGTTGTACAAGGAATTGCGACTAAAGGACTTGTATGAAGTATGTCGGAATGCAGCGTTGATGACAGCAACTATCATGCTGATCATCGGAGCGGCTACAGCATTCGGAAAAATCATGATCATTGAACAAATGCCCGCTAAAATTGCTGGCGGAATGCTGTCGATTTCCGACAATCCTATTATTTTGATTGCTCTGATTGTAATCCTGCTGCTTTTCGTCGGAATGGTAATGGATACAACGGCAGCAATCATTATTTTCACACCGCTGTTGCTGCCGGTTGGAGTGGAGCTGGGATTCGATCCGGTACATTATGGGATGATCATCATTCTAACACTGGTGATCGGATTCATCACACCACCTATCGGAGTCAATCTATTTGTTGCCAGCGAAATATCCGGCTTATCAATCATGAAAATCTCAAAAGCTATCGTCCCTTATATTGCAATCATGCTTCTAGCACTGATTCTTCTCATCCTCATTCCGGAAATAGCACTGCTCTTATTGGGTGGATAG
- a CDS encoding TIM barrel protein: protein MKDQFSLAHLTALACPPPTLTYIAARAGFDFVSIRPICMGLKNEPDYNLASNRKMLRQTKTALRETGIQVLDIELAKIVDGMDPKQYEPAFEVGAELGARHVLCSVWTDDLVFATERFIQLCGLAKTYQLTVELEFVPVASVATLAQAVSMLTTAAQDNAGLMIDSHHFHRSKENVGDIKKIPAEWFHMFHLCDASKEIPASKEQMIKIMREERLYVGEGGIPLKEILQEIPKIPFSLEIPHLQRTKDLGFEEYARRCLQSAKEYISLNLDDVNIY from the coding sequence TTGAAGGATCAATTTTCTTTAGCGCATCTGACAGCATTGGCATGTCCTCCCCCAACACTAACTTATATTGCAGCCAGGGCAGGCTTTGATTTTGTAAGCATCAGACCGATTTGTATGGGACTGAAAAATGAACCGGATTATAACTTGGCTAGCAACCGAAAGATGCTGAGACAAACAAAAACAGCACTTCGTGAAACTGGTATCCAAGTGTTAGATATAGAGCTAGCCAAAATAGTGGATGGTATGGATCCGAAACAGTATGAACCAGCTTTTGAAGTCGGAGCAGAGCTTGGAGCTCGGCATGTGCTTTGCAGCGTTTGGACTGATGATCTGGTATTTGCAACCGAGCGTTTTATCCAATTATGTGGATTAGCAAAAACCTATCAATTGACGGTAGAATTGGAATTTGTGCCAGTTGCATCCGTGGCTACATTAGCGCAGGCTGTCAGCATGCTCACAACTGCTGCTCAGGATAATGCAGGGCTGATGATTGATAGCCATCATTTTCATCGTTCGAAGGAAAATGTAGGCGATATCAAAAAGATACCCGCTGAATGGTTTCATATGTTTCATTTATGTGATGCGAGCAAAGAAATTCCAGCATCGAAAGAGCAGATGATCAAGATAATGAGAGAGGAACGCCTCTATGTTGGAGAAGGTGGTATTCCCCTCAAAGAGATTTTACAGGAGATTCCGAAAATCCCATTTTCTTTGGAAATTCCTCATTTGCAGCGAACAAAGGATTTAGGGTTCGAAGAGTATGCGAGAAGATGCTTACAATCGGCGAAGGAATATATCAGTCTGAATCTGGATGACGTAAACATATACTAG